In Methanoregula sp., the sequence AGAAGCGGTTGTTAACCACACCTCCGAAGTCTACCCGGGTCTCATCGTAGCCGGTATGGCTACTGCATCGACATTTGGCCTTCCGAGGATGGGACCGACATTTGGGGGCATGCTCCTCTCCGGTGTACGGGCAGCAGAAATCGCGCAGGAACTCCTCAGATAACAAGGGTTATCCTTGTATCAGGGTAATTTTTTTCGATTGTGTTACCATTCTGGAAATAGTTCGATTCAGGCGATTGTGGTCTTACGTTTCATTGATTATGCAATCTATGAAAAAGAGTTATCAGAATCGTCGTGAATGCGCACGGGCAATTTCGCACACATCCCGTGCAACACTGATGGGTTCATTCCCCACCAGAATACAGACCGGCTCTTTTCCCATTCCTCCGGCATCGCAGATAATTTTCGGCACCCTCCCACCGGCAGCCCGGACTGCCTCTGCTGCCTTCCACGGCATCGATGACCCCTCTGCAATCCTGAGTTCAGCAGGCTCGGTTCTCCGGTCAATCATGGCAGACACCCAGCCTTGCTGTGTGCAATAGTCAGCCAGCCAGTCTGAAAATCCCGGGGGATTTGCAAAATCGATTCCGGCCCGGATGGACGGATCGGTCTTCATGAGTTCAATGATGAGCCGTGCCATATGGCCCGATGCCCCGAACCGGACTCTCCCGGCAGCCCGTGGCATACCGTTGATGACGGTAATCCGGCCATCTACAGCCAAAACTTCATCGGTTTTCTGCGCATGCGGTTGTGCAAATACCAGGTTCGTCCTGACTTCAGGGATGAGAGAGACAAATTCCCGGCAACCCTCAATCTCCCTAAGGGCAATCATCATCCGTCCGATCATGTCAATTTCAGTGGCGATATCGGGGTGTTTCATTGTCCTACCTGATTTATCTTAAATACTTTGACGGGAAGGGATATGGTAACTGTGGTTGTGTGGCCCGATCTCCTGAACATTGCATGAAAATATGAATATGGAAATTACATCAAAGATTGCCGGCAGGCATCCTGAACAATATCCGTCCCTTTTAACGAGCGATCAGGTTACAGCTACATTAATGACAAATATCATCGCACTTCTCAAGCAGGATGCAGCCGCATCTGCAAGGATTGCGCACCGGCTGCCCCAAGGGTTTTCCGGCACGGTTCCTGCCCATGGAAAGAAGCGGTCTGGACCCGGTACCGGGAGGAGGATGAAAGAGATGAAGTGCTACATTTGTGCAAAAGAGGGAACGGAAAGCGACGCGGTGGCAGTCTGCGTTGCCTGCGGTATGGGAACCTGCATGAAACATACAATCAGGAAAGAGGTAGATGTCTGGGAGGGCGGGTACCCGCTCCCCTCCCAGAAGCTGCCAAAGAAGATGCCCCGTATGCTCTGCCCGGATTGCAATAAGGCATACAAAGGGGAGAAGTGATGGGCTCGCTTGCCACCCGCAGTATTGCTGAAGCCGTCGGGACGGCACTCCTTGTGTACTTCGGGGCCGGAGCAGCGGCGATCACGTTAATGATCGCTGCCGGAACAAAGCCGGCGACCTCCTTTAACGTCGGGATCGGCCAGCTCGGCGGACTTGGCGACTGGTTTGCTATCGGAATCTCGTTTGGTATCGTTATCGCAGCTGTCATTTACTCGCTTGGCAGGGTCTCGGGGGCCCACATCAACCCGGCAGTAACGATTGCACTCTGGGCAACGAAACGGTTCCCGGCCGGGGACACGGTTGCGTATATACTCGCCCAGTGCATCGGAGCGGCGGTCGGGAGTCTGCTCTTCTTCCTGACCGTGGGGATGGATGCAATAACCATCGGGGGGCTCGGGGCAACCGCACCGTTTCCGGGGATCGGGTACGGACAGGCAATACTTGTCGAGGCGATAGCAACGTTCGTACTGATGCTTGTGATCATGGGAGTTGCCGTGGACAAACGTGCCCCGCCGGGATTTGCCGGGCTCATCATCGGCCTGACCGTGGCCGGCATGATCACGGCAACAGGAAACATAGCCGGAGCGTCACTCAACCCCGCCCGGACTTTCGGGCCATACGTGATGGATTTCTTACTTGGCGGCACAAATCTCTGGGCATTCTTTCCCATCTACATCATCGGTCCCGTCATCGGTGCTATTGCTGCAGCAGTCTTCTACGACCGGATGACCGCAGAATAAGTTTCTGCCCGTCATCTTTTTTTTGGTTCTGTTGAAACGCACATGAACTGATAGGGTTCACACCAGAAGCATGAAAATCGTTTTTATGATTCTCCCCCGCCTCAGGGCCTCTACGAGGCACGGCGGGGCAAGGAGGTTTTAGTTTTTTTAGTCACTAAATTGCCGCGGGGGTGCCCCGTCGGGGGCGGCAACGTTCATCGTTACTGGGGGTATGGGAGTCTCAACCCCCATCACATTAAAGATGACAATTTAATATGGAAATGCCACCGGCAATTTTCATCTTGTATGCTTGTGGCACAACAGCATCATGTCTGTTTTCAGGGGAAATCCT encodes:
- a CDS encoding MIP/aquaporin family protein; its protein translation is MGSLATRSIAEAVGTALLVYFGAGAAAITLMIAAGTKPATSFNVGIGQLGGLGDWFAIGISFGIVIAAVIYSLGRVSGAHINPAVTIALWATKRFPAGDTVAYILAQCIGAAVGSLLFFLTVGMDAITIGGLGATAPFPGIGYGQAILVEAIATFVLMLVIMGVAVDKRAPPGFAGLIIGLTVAGMITATGNIAGASLNPARTFGPYVMDFLLGGTNLWAFFPIYIIGPVIGAIAAAVFYDRMTAE
- a CDS encoding DUF2180 family protein, encoding MTNIIALLKQDAAASARIAHRLPQGFSGTVPAHGKKRSGPGTGRRMKEMKCYICAKEGTESDAVAVCVACGMGTCMKHTIRKEVDVWEGGYPLPSQKLPKKMPRMLCPDCNKAYKGEK
- a CDS encoding thiamine-phosphate synthase family protein, with the protein product MKHPDIATEIDMIGRMMIALREIEGCREFVSLIPEVRTNLVFAQPHAQKTDEVLAVDGRITVINGMPRAAGRVRFGASGHMARLIIELMKTDPSIRAGIDFANPPGFSDWLADYCTQQGWVSAMIDRRTEPAELRIAEGSSMPWKAAEAVRAAGGRVPKIICDAGGMGKEPVCILVGNEPISVARDVCEIARAHSRRF